The following are encoded in a window of Roseivirga misakiensis genomic DNA:
- a CDS encoding undecaprenyl-diphosphate phosphatase, which produces MSFIEAIVLGIVQGLTEFLPVSSSGHLELTKAILGDNSVPEESLLMTVVLHAATALSTIVIFRKDIAELLSGLFQFKNNEQFQYSLKIVLSMIPAAAVGVLLEDEIEQLFGGQILLVGLMLLVTGTLLFLADRAKNTNKSVSNQNALIIGIAQAIAILPGISRSGATISTSVLLGIDRQKAARFSFLMVVPLILGKMAKDLLSGDLMAANTETSLLIVGFVAAFIAGLLACTWMIKLVKRSQLKYFSYYCYVIGLAAIIYTFV; this is translated from the coding sequence ATGAGTTTTATTGAAGCGATTGTCCTTGGCATTGTCCAAGGGCTCACAGAGTTCTTGCCCGTGAGCAGTAGCGGTCATTTAGAACTAACTAAAGCTATTCTTGGCGATAATAGTGTTCCAGAAGAAAGTTTATTGATGACAGTTGTACTCCATGCAGCCACTGCACTGAGTACCATCGTAATTTTCAGAAAAGACATAGCCGAATTGCTTTCAGGCTTGTTTCAATTCAAAAACAACGAGCAGTTCCAGTACTCATTAAAAATTGTTTTATCCATGATTCCAGCAGCCGCCGTTGGTGTGTTACTGGAAGATGAAATAGAACAGCTATTTGGTGGGCAAATATTGTTAGTTGGCTTGATGCTATTAGTCACAGGAACACTCCTATTTCTGGCCGATAGAGCAAAAAACACGAATAAATCTGTTTCAAATCAAAATGCCTTAATTATTGGGATAGCACAAGCTATCGCCATATTGCCAGGTATATCACGATCAGGCGCCACAATTTCTACCTCAGTGTTATTAGGTATAGATAGACAAAAAGCGGCTCGGTTCTCTTTTTTAATGGTTGTGCCTTTGATTTTGGGTAAAATGGCCAAAGACCTATTAAGTGGTGATTTGATGGCAGCGAATACCGAAACTTCTCTTTTAATAGTAGGCTTTGTCGCTGCCTTTATCGCAGGACTTTTAGCCTGTACATGGATGATCAAATTGGTAAAAAGAAGTCAACTCAAGTACTTCTCTTACTATTGCTATGTGATTGGTTTAGCAGCCATCATTTATACATTTGTTTAG
- the truB gene encoding tRNA pseudouridine(55) synthase TruB yields MLQLDPQLTKQENFTAGQVILIDKPLTWTSFDVVKKIRNLIRIKKVGHAGTLDPLATGLLILCTGKKTKSIEGFMGQEKEYTGTFTIGQTTPTYDLESEVTAPVPIDHIGETELENARKQFIGDIEQVPPMHSAIKVNGKRLYEHARKGEKIEVKTRNVSIKEFELTEIDLPVIKFRVVCSKGTYIRSLAHDFGAALGVGAHLSSLRRTKIGDFKVDNAYKLDDLVSLLKDIS; encoded by the coding sequence ATGCTACAACTGGACCCACAGCTTACAAAGCAAGAAAACTTTACGGCAGGTCAAGTCATACTGATAGACAAACCACTGACTTGGACATCTTTTGATGTAGTCAAGAAAATTCGAAATCTTATCAGGATTAAGAAAGTAGGTCACGCAGGTACGCTAGACCCCTTAGCTACTGGATTGTTAATTTTATGTACTGGTAAAAAGACCAAGTCCATAGAAGGGTTTATGGGGCAAGAAAAGGAATACACTGGAACTTTTACCATTGGCCAGACTACGCCTACATACGACTTAGAAAGTGAAGTAACGGCCCCAGTCCCAATCGATCATATTGGCGAAACTGAACTAGAAAATGCTCGAAAGCAATTTATTGGTGACATTGAGCAAGTTCCCCCAATGCATTCTGCTATTAAAGTGAATGGTAAAAGGCTTTACGAACATGCCCGAAAAGGCGAAAAAATAGAGGTTAAAACCAGAAACGTTTCTATAAAGGAGTTTGAGCTGACTGAAATAGATCTTCCAGTAATAAAATTTCGGGTGGTTTGTTCCAAAGGAACTTATATTCGAAGTTTGGCGCATGACTTTGGCGCTGCACTTGGCGTTGGCGCTCATCTGAGCAGTCTAAGAAGAACAAAAATCGGTGACTTCAAAGTAGACAATGCCTACAAATTAGATGACTTGGTAAGTTTATTAAAAGACATTTCATAG
- the pdeM gene encoding ligase-associated DNA damage response endonuclease PdeM, which produces MIKYKFREQTLCLLPEKAIFWKEKRLLIIADLHLGKAGHFRKSGIPVSDLIHSMDILVLDKLINTHNPLEVIFLGDLFHSDHNQGWEVFKRWLRSRPELPFKLILGNHDVLASTDYKIGNLECLMSLDLPPFNFTHIPEECSLYNMAGHIHPAIKLRGKARQNLRVPCFYFGAEGGILPAFGKFTGTARINIAEGDDVFVIAEKEVIKIA; this is translated from the coding sequence ATGATTAAATACAAATTTCGGGAACAAACATTATGCCTACTACCAGAAAAAGCAATTTTTTGGAAGGAAAAAAGATTGCTAATCATTGCTGATTTGCACTTGGGTAAAGCTGGGCACTTTAGAAAATCAGGCATACCCGTATCGGACCTAATTCATTCGATGGATATACTGGTGCTCGACAAATTGATTAATACTCATAATCCACTGGAAGTCATATTTTTAGGCGACCTTTTTCATAGCGATCACAACCAAGGGTGGGAAGTTTTTAAACGCTGGCTCAGGTCGAGGCCTGAACTTCCTTTTAAACTTATTCTCGGCAACCACGATGTTTTAGCCAGTACAGATTATAAAATTGGCAACCTAGAATGTCTAATGTCACTTGACCTACCCCCCTTTAATTTCACGCATATCCCTGAAGAGTGTAGCCTGTATAATATGGCCGGACACATTCACCCAGCTATAAAGCTACGCGGAAAAGCAAGGCAAAACCTAAGAGTACCCTGCTTCTATTTTGGAGCTGAAGGGGGAATACTTCCTGCCTTTGGAAAATTTACAGGCACAGCCAGAATAAACATTGCCGAAGGTGATGATGTATTTGTCATTGCTGAAAAAGAAGTGATCAAAATAGCCTGA
- the gldC gene encoding gliding motility protein GldC: MKESEINLRVELDNENIPEKIFWNATDKDVEGEQETKSFSLSIWDHNNQNTLRIDLWNKEMPIDEMKRFYVDCLGGLAQSVLNSTGDEFMSSAMNRLCDKLVKHLEEELKQNTQG, from the coding sequence ATGAAAGAATCAGAGATTAACCTCAGAGTAGAGTTAGATAACGAGAATATTCCAGAAAAAATCTTTTGGAATGCCACAGATAAAGATGTTGAAGGAGAACAAGAAACTAAGTCTTTTAGCCTATCTATCTGGGATCACAATAACCAGAACACCTTAAGAATAGACCTTTGGAATAAGGAAATGCCCATCGATGAGATGAAACGTTTCTATGTGGATTGCCTTGGTGGTTTAGCCCAAAGTGTATTAAACTCTACCGGAGACGAGTTCATGTCAAGCGCAATGAACAGGTTATGTGACAAGCTTGTCAAACATCTTGAAGAAGAATTAAAGCAAAACACGCAAGGCTAA
- a CDS encoding 3-oxoacid CoA-transferase subunit B — protein sequence MLDKIGIAKHIAQEVQDGTYINLGIGIPTLVANFIPEEINVVLQSENGLLGIGPFPEEEAIDADLINAGKQTVTTLAGSSLFSSAESFEMIRGGHVDLTILGAMEVSENGDIANWKIPGKMVKGMGGAMDLVASADNIIVAMQHCSRSGASKLLPDCTLPITGINCVKKIVTDMAVLDVLPEGGFKLLERAPGVSVEEIKAATAGKLIVEGEIPEMNF from the coding sequence ATGTTAGATAAAATAGGCATCGCTAAACACATAGCACAAGAGGTTCAAGATGGTACGTACATCAATTTAGGGATAGGAATACCCACCCTTGTCGCCAATTTCATTCCCGAAGAAATCAATGTAGTCCTCCAGTCCGAAAATGGATTATTGGGCATAGGTCCCTTCCCAGAGGAAGAAGCTATAGATGCCGACCTTATTAATGCTGGCAAACAAACTGTAACAACATTGGCAGGCTCTTCCCTATTCAGCTCGGCCGAAAGTTTTGAAATGATCAGGGGTGGTCATGTTGATCTCACGATTTTAGGTGCTATGGAAGTTTCTGAAAACGGAGACATAGCCAATTGGAAAATTCCTGGTAAAATGGTCAAAGGTATGGGCGGTGCCATGGATTTGGTAGCCTCCGCTGATAACATCATTGTAGCCATGCAACACTGTAGCCGCTCGGGAGCATCAAAATTACTTCCAGATTGTACATTACCGATTACAGGGATTAACTGTGTCAAAAAAATAGTCACCGACATGGCTGTATTGGATGTTTTGCCAGAAGGTGGTTTTAAATTATTGGAACGTGCCCCTGGCGTATCTGTTGAGGAAATTAAAGCAGCAACAGCTGGCAAGCTTATCGTAGAGGGAGAAATCCCTGAAATGAACTTTTAG
- a CDS encoding DUF3098 domain-containing protein, giving the protein MAEKKNNFAFGKENYKWMLIGLGVLLLGFIVMSMDSTQHGQGFLGLTLGPIIIVAGFIIEFFAIFKKSK; this is encoded by the coding sequence ATGGCAGAGAAAAAAAACAACTTCGCCTTTGGCAAAGAAAACTACAAATGGATGCTCATTGGGTTGGGTGTATTGTTACTAGGTTTCATTGTCATGTCTATGGATAGCACGCAGCATGGTCAAGGCTTTTTAGGGCTAACACTCGGACCAATCATCATTGTGGCAGGCTTCATCATTGAGTTTTTCGCCATTTTCAAAAAGTCGAAGTAA
- a CDS encoding bifunctional riboflavin kinase/FAD synthetase: protein MKIHLGTETIHEIKNSVVTAGTFDGVHKGHQQILSRLREVADKVNGQTVLITYWPHPRLVLNPHDNSLLLLSTFPEKANLLEQYGVDHLVKIPFTAEFSQMAPEEYIKVILSERVKTHRMIIGYDHRFGKDRSGGLEELKAFAPKYDFEVEEIPRHDIDEIGISSTKIRKALESGDVATANKYLGRSYSIAGKVVHGQKKGRSIGFPTANIVVKENYKLIPADGIYAVKVCNKYKKFDGMLNIGHRPTVGGENKTIEVNIFDFNEDIYDTEISIEFIDHIRNEVKFESLEALKHQLEEDEKAVRSRLSKR from the coding sequence ATGAAAATCCACTTAGGAACTGAAACCATACATGAAATAAAGAATTCCGTGGTCACTGCCGGAACTTTCGATGGTGTACATAAGGGTCATCAGCAGATTCTGTCCAGACTAAGAGAAGTTGCAGATAAGGTCAACGGACAAACCGTATTAATCACCTACTGGCCGCACCCAAGGTTGGTCTTAAACCCACATGACAACTCTTTACTCCTACTCTCGACCTTTCCAGAAAAAGCAAATTTACTGGAGCAATACGGTGTAGATCATTTGGTTAAGATTCCGTTTACAGCGGAGTTTTCGCAAATGGCGCCAGAAGAATACATCAAAGTCATTTTAAGCGAAAGAGTTAAGACACATCGAATGATCATCGGTTATGACCATCGGTTTGGCAAAGACCGATCTGGTGGTTTGGAGGAACTAAAAGCATTTGCCCCGAAGTATGATTTCGAAGTAGAAGAAATTCCGAGACATGATATTGACGAGATCGGCATAAGTTCTACTAAAATCCGAAAGGCATTGGAATCGGGAGACGTAGCAACGGCCAATAAATACCTTGGTAGAAGTTATAGTATTGCCGGAAAAGTAGTCCATGGACAGAAAAAAGGACGATCCATTGGTTTCCCTACGGCCAATATCGTTGTAAAAGAAAACTACAAGCTTATCCCAGCCGATGGTATTTATGCTGTGAAGGTTTGCAATAAATACAAGAAGTTCGATGGGATGCTCAACATTGGACATCGACCTACCGTTGGAGGAGAAAACAAGACCATTGAAGTCAATATTTTTGACTTTAATGAGGATATTTATGATACTGAAATCAGCATCGAGTTCATAGATCACATTAGGAACGAAGTGAAATTCGAGTCCCTAGAAGCTTTAAAACATCAATTGGAGGAAGATGAAAAAGCTGTGAGAAGTCGATTAAGTAAACGCTAA
- a CDS encoding cell division protein FtsX, whose amino-acid sequence MAKETKKYRRKKKLGSYQSFSVVFSTSLALFVIGLFGILVLQANKLTAVIKQNIEVQVYLNKDISESQRGRIESELSASDYILMTDGQAEITFKSKEEAAEEFIESTGEDFSSFLGDNPLKDALTFKVNEEFQTNEALEALKERIQKISGVFEVTYVENLADSINSNLTKLSVLLLGISAVLIIVVLLLINSSIKLALFSQRFLIRSMQLVGAKSSFIKTPFLKRSILHGAFAGLIASLLLFGLKTFANNQVDGLASLQQEELVLALYGLLIILGAIIAYFSTLKAMNKYLKMSLDELY is encoded by the coding sequence TTGGCAAAGGAGACGAAGAAATATAGACGCAAAAAGAAATTAGGCTCTTATCAGTCATTCAGTGTTGTTTTTAGCACCTCTCTCGCACTTTTTGTCATTGGTTTATTCGGAATTCTAGTATTACAAGCCAATAAGCTCACAGCGGTAATCAAACAGAACATTGAAGTTCAGGTATATCTGAACAAAGATATTTCCGAAAGCCAAAGAGGTAGGATTGAAAGCGAATTATCGGCGAGCGACTACATCTTAATGACCGACGGCCAAGCAGAAATCACATTCAAATCTAAAGAAGAAGCGGCCGAAGAGTTTATTGAGTCTACTGGTGAAGACTTCTCTAGTTTCTTAGGCGATAACCCGCTAAAAGATGCGCTTACTTTTAAAGTCAACGAAGAATTCCAGACAAATGAAGCCTTAGAAGCGCTCAAAGAACGAATTCAGAAAATAAGTGGTGTTTTTGAAGTCACCTATGTCGAAAACTTAGCCGACTCAATCAATAGCAACCTTACCAAACTCAGTGTGCTGCTATTAGGAATTTCAGCAGTATTGATCATTGTTGTGCTCCTGCTTATTAACAGTTCTATCAAATTGGCGCTATTCTCACAACGCTTCCTAATCCGAAGTATGCAGCTGGTAGGTGCCAAAAGTAGTTTTATTAAAACCCCATTCTTGAAAAGGTCAATACTTCATGGTGCTTTTGCTGGTCTGATCGCTTCACTCTTACTTTTTGGCCTTAAAACATTTGCAAACAACCAAGTAGACGGACTAGCATCACTTCAGCAGGAAGAATTAGTTTTAGCACTTTACGGGCTATTAATAATACTAGGAGCAATAATTGCCTACTTTAGCACTTTGAAGGCAATGAATAAATATTTGAAAATGTCTTTAGACGAACTCTATTAA
- a CDS encoding DUF2147 domain-containing protein, translated as MKFKLVFLLLASLQINTLSANDGDEILGVWLTDKGRAKIEIYKENGKYNGKIIWLKEPKNERGEAKLDKENSDKSLRTRPIIGINLVQGFTFDGDDKWEGGEIYDPENGKTYSSYMRLKRGKLQVRGYLGITVFGRTVVWTREK; from the coding sequence ATGAAATTTAAACTTGTATTCTTACTTCTGGCAAGTCTCCAGATAAACACACTAAGCGCCAATGACGGTGATGAAATTTTAGGGGTTTGGCTCACCGATAAGGGTCGGGCGAAAATAGAAATCTACAAGGAAAACGGTAAGTACAACGGTAAAATCATCTGGCTTAAAGAGCCTAAAAATGAACGGGGTGAAGCGAAACTCGATAAAGAGAATTCCGATAAATCGCTTCGTACAAGACCGATCATTGGAATAAACCTGGTTCAAGGCTTCACCTTCGATGGCGATGATAAATGGGAGGGAGGAGAAATCTATGACCCTGAAAATGGCAAGACGTATTCTAGCTATATGCGCTTGAAACGAGGAAAGTTACAAGTTCGCGGGTATTTGGGTATAACAGTATTTGGCCGAACCGTAGTTTGGACCAGGGAAAAGTAA
- a CDS encoding CoA transferase subunit A, translating to MINKQVSNADEAIHDIADNSTLMLGGFGLCGIPENCIAALVRKGTTGLTCISNNAGVDDFGIGLMLKTRQVKKMISSYVGENAEFERQLLSGELEVDLIPQGTLAERVRAGGAGIPAFFTPAGYGTEVAEGKEVREFNGKMHLLESWLKADFALVKAWKGDKSGNLVFKGTARNFNPMMAMAGKITIAEVEELVEVGELDPNQIHTPGIYVQRIFQGQDYEKRIEQRTTRIN from the coding sequence ATGATCAATAAACAAGTAAGCAATGCCGATGAAGCCATTCACGACATTGCTGACAATTCTACCTTAATGTTAGGTGGTTTTGGTCTTTGTGGAATCCCAGAAAATTGTATTGCCGCCTTGGTCAGAAAAGGAACAACTGGCCTAACCTGCATTTCCAATAATGCTGGAGTCGACGATTTCGGAATCGGTTTGATGCTAAAAACGCGACAAGTAAAAAAGATGATCTCTTCTTATGTAGGAGAAAATGCCGAGTTCGAAAGACAGTTACTTAGTGGAGAATTAGAAGTGGATCTTATTCCACAGGGTACCCTGGCCGAACGTGTAAGAGCTGGAGGCGCTGGAATACCCGCATTTTTCACACCTGCTGGATATGGTACCGAAGTAGCCGAAGGCAAAGAAGTGAGAGAGTTTAATGGTAAAATGCACTTGTTAGAAAGTTGGTTAAAAGCTGATTTCGCCCTCGTTAAAGCTTGGAAAGGTGATAAATCTGGCAACCTAGTGTTTAAAGGTACCGCTAGAAACTTTAACCCAATGATGGCCATGGCCGGTAAAATCACCATTGCGGAAGTGGAAGAACTTGTGGAAGTTGGGGAACTAGACCCTAACCAAATCCATACGCCTGGGATATATGTGCAACGTATTTTCCAAGGACAAGATTACGAGAAACGAATTGAGCAACGGACAACACGCATTAATTGA